The Lycium barbarum isolate Lr01 chromosome 9, ASM1917538v2, whole genome shotgun sequence genome has a segment encoding these proteins:
- the LOC132610046 gene encoding uncharacterized protein LOC132610046: protein MDPKSSHTFTFLILFSLFLHYTVADGTSSVFFLENPSHRYFRDASSKINSMSLSEVGATVSVLLGFAPPVTLSSASSSKLNEVLAPNPFDRPRSVLIVEVTGAEGVSIEALRSNVVNENRAEIQLPDADEASLFSLDEPKTDAEYSDKELSDFASWLSGSYVNGELTIPSENEANLKFQLSKEADREFVTSLVSLTHKIQRAMEMHQDLSGAVHRPSELISGKFDGLKALKEHYGAEGVAKGTKLFSIVMSKMFDSLSEAYKGQIVGVIVCNETPSVAGSLFNVVFTSRPSARWLEEAKALPNATAIEEIILVRRTVAWITGILLIIATVLGIYFLFSMPLTRDTLLYSNVKLD from the exons atggATCCAAAATCTTCACACACATTTACTTTTCTAATACTTTTCTCACTCTTCCTTCATTATACT GTTGCTGATGGAACATCCTCCGTGTTTTTCCTCGAAAACCCATCTCACCGTTACTTCCGTGATGCTTCTTCTAAG ATAAATTCCATGTCTCTTTCCGAAGTTGGTGCTACTGTATCAGTCTTGCTTGGGTTTGCACCTCCTGTTACTCTCTCCTCTGCTAGTTCTTCGAAG TTGAATGAGGTACTCGCACCAAATCCATTTGATAGGCCGCGTTCTGTCCTCATTGTAGAAGTTACAGGAGCTGAAG GTGTTTCTATTGAGGCTCTTAGAAGCAATGTAGTAAACGAAAATAGAGCTGAAATTCAACTTCCAG ATGCAGATGAAGCTTCTCTTTTTTCACTGGATGAACCAAAAACAGATGCTGAATATTCAGACAAAGAACTGAGTGACTTT GCATCATGGTTGAGTGGTTCTTATGTGAATGGAGAGCTGACAATCCCCTCGGAGAATGAAgcaaatttgaaatttcaatTGTCAAAG GAAGCAGATAGGGAGTTTGTAACAAGTCTTGTTTCACTCACCCATAAGATTCAAAGAGCAATGGAGATGCACCAAGATTTGTCTGGAGCTGTTCACCGTCCTTCTGAGCTAATTTCAGGAAAATTTGATGGCCTTAAG GCTCTCAAAGAGCATTATGGAGCAGAAGGTGTTGCTAAAGGAACTAAATTGTTCAGTATTGTGATGTCGAAGATGTTTGATTCCTTGAGTGAAGCCTACAAAG GTCAAATTGTTGGAGTCATTGTCTGTAATGAAACGCCTTCAGTAGCAGGGTCATTGTTCAATGTCGTTTTCACTTCTCGGCCATCTGCCCGCTGGCTGGAGGAAGCAAAAGCTTTACCCAATGCAACTGCTATTGAAGAAATTATATTGGTTAGACGAACTGTTGCATGGATTACAGGAATCTTGCTCATAATTGCTACTGTATTAGGA ATTTACTTCCTCTTCAGCATGCCACTCACAAGGGACACCCTTCTTTATTCTAACGTGAAGCTCGACTAG
- the LOC132611391 gene encoding protein disulfide isomerase pTAC5, chloroplastic, whose product MASSLPLSFHIIHNNNNTPKSLSLSNTSFLSPHSSSISHHICYSNLPEREESRWLREEQRWLREEQRWLREERRWEEEREALLLQIKELKLRLKEIESSRNNNNNNNNNVLPESSSVSDTVANIAKLLQLLKEGELGKNVNVIAESGSIALPLVLEAAKQNEVIVKEEPQEEKVIREVPKESKGEFKEVKKRKTLKKGSEGDEVRLLQEQLLKLGFYCGEEDEEFSIFSGGTERAVKTWQSSCGIREDGIMTSELLEKLYMVQKIDGVKENPKQPDVAEAKASANGAPVASIMEIEEVQQTIVKEDGVSETEVSHHRVFLLGENRWEEPSRLTASKKPAETTSGSTTTKCLTCRGEGRLLCMECDGTGEPNIEEQFMEWIDEGMKCPYCEGHGFITCDVCEGKKIMQA is encoded by the exons ATGGCATCTTCATTACCACTGAGTTTCCAcatcatccacaacaacaacaatacaccaAAATCCCTCTCTCTTTCAAATACTTCATTTCTCTCACCACACTCCTCCTCAATATCTCATCATATTTGTTATAGTAACTTGCCGGAAAGGGAGGAATCGCGGTGGTTAAGGGAGGAGCAACGGTGGTTGAGGGAGGAACAACGCTGGTTAAGAGAAGAGAGACGCTGGGAAGAAGAGAGAGAAGCTTTGTTGCTTCAAATTAAGGAATTAAAGCTACGTTTAAAGGAGATTGAGAGTAgtaggaataataataataataataataataatgttctTCCAGAATCTTCTTCTGTATCTGATACTGTTGCTAATATTGCTAAGTTGTTGCAG CTGCTGAAGGAGGGTGAGCTGGGAAAGAATGTAAATGTGATTGCAGAAAGTGGGTCGATTGCTTTGCCATTAGTTTTAGAAGCAGCAAAGCAAAATGAGGTTATTGTCAAGGAAGAACCACAAGAGGAGAAGGTGATAAGGGAAGTCCCTAAAGAATCAAAAGGAGAGTTTAAAGAAGTCAAGAAGAGAAAGACTTTGAAAAAGGGATCTGAAGGAGATGAAGTTCGACTGTTGCAG GAACAATTGTTAAAATTGGGCTTTTATTGTGGTGAGGAAGATGAGGAATTCTCCATCTTCTCTGGTGGGACAGAGCGTGCTGTGAAAACTTGGCAG TCTTCATGTGGTATCCGAGAAGATGGCATTATGACTTCTGAACTTCTTGAAAAATTATATATGGTGCAAAAGATTGATGGGGTGAAGGAAAATCCCAAACAACCAGATGTAGCTGAAGCAAAG GCTAGTGCAAATGGTGCTCCAGTTGCATCTATCATGGAAATAGAGGAAGTTCAGCAGACAATTGTGAAAGAAGATGGTGTGTCTGAAACTGAGGTGTCACACCATCGAGTCTTTCTCCTTGGAGAGAACCGATGGGAAGAACCTTCCAGACTTACCGCAAGTAAGAAACCGGCAGAGACTACTAGTGGCAGTACCACCACGAAGTGTCTTACTTGTCGTGGAGAGGGCCGCTTGTTATGCATGG AATGTGATGGGACTGGTGAGCCAAACATTGAGGAACAG TTTATGGAATGGATAGATGAAGGAATGAAGTGTCCTTATTGTGAAGGCCATGGATTCATAACTTGCGATGTTTGTGAAGGCAAAAAGATAATGCAAGCTTAG